A stretch of the Polynucleobacter tropicus genome encodes the following:
- the ftsW gene encoding putative lipid II flippase FtsW, with protein MSFKEKLFPQNRLGLDRFWSFSRGGIDNFRTGLRDAVSGVEQTRSRMMEYDQLLVWAVLSLMLIGLVMVYSASITLADGPKYANYSSNFFLIRHLISLAIAIGVGIWAFKIPSKVWDRYSPVIFGFTVILLIAVLIPGIGKGVNGAKRWIPLGVMNFQPSELMKFAAVIFAASYTVQRQEYLHSFSKGMLPMGIAVALVGGLLMKEPDMGAFVVVALIAFGILFLGGINAKLFGGLIVVGLLSGAAMIALSPFRRGRMLAFMDPWQVDNAANKGYQLTHSLMAFGRGEWFGTGLGGSVEKLHYLPEAHTDFIMAVIGEELGFIGVVVMIFLFYWIVRRAFMIGRTALQLDRSFAGLAAKGVAIWIGWQAFINMGVNLGLLPTKGLTLPLVSYGGSGILMNAVAIAMLLRIDYENRILMRGGKL; from the coding sequence ATGAGCTTTAAAGAAAAACTGTTTCCGCAAAACCGCCTTGGATTGGATCGTTTCTGGAGTTTTTCTAGAGGCGGTATTGATAATTTCCGCACAGGTTTGCGTGATGCAGTTTCTGGTGTTGAGCAAACACGTTCACGCATGATGGAATATGACCAGTTGCTTGTCTGGGCAGTTTTATCACTCATGCTGATTGGTTTGGTAATGGTTTATTCAGCTTCAATTACTTTGGCTGATGGACCCAAGTATGCGAATTACAGCAGCAACTTCTTTTTAATTCGCCATTTAATTTCACTGGCGATTGCTATCGGTGTGGGAATCTGGGCATTCAAGATTCCTAGCAAAGTTTGGGATCGCTATTCTCCAGTCATTTTTGGATTTACGGTGATATTGCTGATCGCCGTATTAATTCCCGGTATAGGAAAAGGGGTTAACGGAGCTAAGCGTTGGATTCCATTGGGTGTGATGAATTTCCAACCTTCAGAGTTGATGAAATTCGCAGCCGTCATTTTTGCTGCGAGTTACACAGTGCAACGCCAAGAATACTTGCATTCTTTTTCGAAAGGAATGTTGCCTATGGGTATCGCCGTTGCACTCGTAGGCGGTCTCCTAATGAAAGAGCCCGATATGGGCGCTTTCGTGGTGGTGGCCTTAATTGCGTTTGGCATTTTGTTCCTAGGTGGAATCAACGCGAAGTTATTCGGCGGCTTGATTGTGGTTGGTTTGCTTAGCGGAGCCGCCATGATCGCACTTTCACCGTTTAGACGCGGTCGTATGTTGGCTTTTATGGATCCTTGGCAAGTAGACAACGCTGCGAACAAAGGTTATCAGTTAACGCACTCTTTGATGGCGTTTGGACGGGGCGAATGGTTTGGTACTGGTCTTGGGGGCAGCGTAGAAAAACTACATTACTTACCTGAGGCACACACCGACTTCATCATGGCTGTAATTGGAGAAGAGCTTGGCTTTATTGGTGTCGTTGTCATGATCTTTTTGTTCTACTGGATTGTGCGTCGCGCATTCATGATTGGTCGTACCGCTCTGCAATTAGACCGAAGCTTTGCAGGCTTAGCAGCTAAGGGCGTTGCCATTTGGATTGGTTGGCAGGCGTTTATCAATATGGGCGTGAATTTAGGGTTATTGCCAACTAAAGGTTTGACATTGCCTTTGGTAAGTTATGGCGGCTCTGGAATCTTGATGAACGCAGTTGCAATTGCAATGCTATTGCGTATTGATTATGAGAATCGCATTTTGATGCGCGGAGGGAAGTTGTGA
- the murD gene encoding UDP-N-acetylmuramoyl-L-alanine--D-glutamate ligase, translating to MLNLINVFANPVAVADSGYEAPHRFLILGLGESGVAMAKWCLRNGAFVRLADTRDRSALSERQLAWLAELEFAGLQESCFGPLSDELLGDIDVIGISPGLSPLQEPIESFLIKVRKARVDVWSEIEFFARAIAAMERIALEKQSSYATSVLAITGTNGKTTTTALTGQLCERAGKKVAVAGNISPAALDKLIACLDAADQIEDMPDVWVLELSSFQLVYTDSLNATAATVLNITQDHLDWHGDMSSYAKAKAKIFGGNTICVLNRDDSLVMSLLSDEQKAERAVVTFGSNSPDEQGAFGIEHDLRAGGIDWLVWAEVDEDVEPQPKRRRKSAVVEEEPLRLKRLIPADALRIRGRHNALNALAALALARAANLPMNILLHGLRDYHGEPHRVQSIAVVNDVEYVDDSKGTNVGATVAALNGLGSNEAGKRIWLIAGGEGKGQDFSPLREPALRFVKGVFLIGKDGEKIAQAIGNEIPCVISGDLPAAVSAAAAQAVSGDLVLLSPACASLDQFRDYVERAQVFVSEVEELGMRFEGAQT from the coding sequence ATGTTGAATTTAATTAACGTCTTCGCAAATCCCGTTGCAGTAGCAGATTCAGGCTACGAGGCTCCACATCGCTTTCTGATTTTGGGGTTGGGTGAGTCTGGCGTGGCGATGGCGAAATGGTGTTTGCGAAACGGTGCGTTTGTGCGGCTCGCAGATACGCGTGATCGCTCTGCATTGTCCGAGCGTCAATTAGCTTGGCTTGCTGAACTTGAATTTGCTGGTTTACAAGAGTCTTGTTTTGGACCGTTGAGTGATGAATTACTCGGCGATATTGATGTCATCGGCATTAGCCCTGGATTGTCTCCATTGCAGGAGCCAATAGAATCATTCTTGATAAAAGTTCGCAAAGCCAGAGTTGATGTTTGGAGTGAAATCGAATTCTTTGCTCGTGCTATTGCTGCAATGGAGCGTATTGCGCTCGAAAAACAATCTAGTTATGCGACATCTGTACTTGCAATTACCGGTACCAATGGGAAAACAACCACAACTGCGCTAACTGGCCAGCTATGTGAGCGTGCTGGCAAGAAAGTAGCTGTTGCTGGAAATATCAGCCCAGCAGCGCTTGATAAGTTAATTGCTTGTTTGGATGCTGCGGATCAAATTGAAGATATGCCGGATGTGTGGGTGTTAGAGCTTTCCAGCTTCCAGTTGGTTTACACCGATTCATTGAATGCCACTGCAGCAACGGTCCTGAATATTACTCAGGATCACTTGGATTGGCATGGAGACATGTCTTCGTATGCAAAAGCTAAGGCAAAGATATTTGGCGGCAACACTATTTGTGTTTTGAATCGAGATGATTCTTTGGTTATGAGCTTGCTTTCTGATGAGCAAAAAGCAGAGAGAGCAGTTGTTACGTTTGGTTCAAATAGCCCCGATGAGCAAGGCGCTTTTGGTATTGAGCATGATCTACGTGCTGGTGGAATTGATTGGCTGGTTTGGGCTGAGGTGGATGAGGATGTTGAGCCGCAGCCAAAACGTCGCCGTAAGTCTGCCGTTGTAGAAGAAGAGCCTTTGCGTTTGAAGCGCTTAATTCCAGCAGATGCATTGCGTATACGTGGCCGCCATAACGCGTTAAATGCCTTGGCTGCACTCGCCTTAGCGCGTGCAGCGAATTTGCCAATGAATATTTTGTTACATGGTTTACGTGACTACCATGGCGAACCTCATCGTGTTCAAAGTATTGCAGTAGTTAATGATGTCGAATACGTTGATGATAGTAAGGGCACAAATGTTGGTGCAACAGTAGCTGCTTTGAATGGCCTAGGCAGCAATGAAGCTGGCAAGCGAATTTGGTTGATCGCTGGTGGCGAAGGCAAGGGCCAAGACTTTAGTCCTCTGCGCGAACCTGCTCTTCGGTTTGTAAAGGGCGTATTCCTGATTGGCAAGGATGGTGAAAAAATTGCGCAAGCGATTGGCAATGAGATTCCTTGCGTCATCAGCGGTGATTTGCCTGCAGCAGTAAGTGCTGCTGCAGCCCAAGCAGTATCAGGTGATTTGGTGCTTCTTTCCCCTGCATGTGCAAGCCTGGATCAGTTCCGCGATTATGTAGAGCGCGCTCAAGTATTTGTATCCGAAGTTGAAGAATTGGGAATGCGTTTCGAAGGGGCTCAGACATGA
- the murG gene encoding undecaprenyldiphospho-muramoylpentapeptide beta-N-acetylglucosaminyltransferase, with translation MTKPSILVMAGGTGGHIFPGLAVAEYLRICGWNVSWLGNQKGMEYRLVQSCDFPFEAVEFGGLRGKGLKAKLMLPINLARACFQSWKIMRRLKPSVVLGMGGYITFPGGLVTKLLKRPLVLHESNSVAGSANLALAKIAMRTLTGFPNTMDKAEWVGNPIRQEFDNMPAPTTRYEHRQGPLSILVVGGSLGAAALNEIIPAALALMSKEARPKVIHQAGDKHLAELQARYAECGVEADIRPFIDDMPNVYAQADLVICRSGAMTVSELAACGVASCLIPFPHAIDDHQTANARFLSDAKAAILLPQKQLNPQDLAEMIQSLQREDLKEMAVRAHALAKPHATQRVAEVCADCAGVGI, from the coding sequence GTGACAAAACCTTCAATATTGGTGATGGCTGGTGGTACTGGCGGGCATATCTTCCCAGGGTTAGCTGTCGCCGAATATTTGCGGATTTGTGGTTGGAACGTTTCGTGGTTGGGTAATCAAAAGGGCATGGAATATCGCTTGGTTCAGTCTTGCGATTTTCCTTTTGAAGCGGTTGAGTTTGGCGGACTTCGTGGCAAAGGATTAAAAGCCAAATTGATGCTCCCAATTAATCTGGCGCGCGCCTGCTTTCAGAGCTGGAAAATTATGCGCAGACTAAAACCCAGTGTTGTATTAGGTATGGGCGGATACATTACTTTCCCTGGTGGACTGGTTACAAAACTATTGAAGCGCCCATTGGTATTGCACGAATCAAATTCTGTCGCGGGTAGTGCAAATCTTGCATTGGCCAAAATTGCGATGCGTACTTTGACTGGCTTTCCGAATACGATGGATAAGGCAGAGTGGGTTGGCAATCCTATTCGACAAGAGTTCGACAATATGCCAGCGCCTACTACTCGCTATGAGCATCGCCAAGGCCCGCTTTCAATTTTGGTTGTTGGTGGAAGCTTAGGTGCGGCCGCCTTAAATGAAATTATTCCTGCCGCTTTGGCTTTGATGTCAAAAGAAGCTCGCCCCAAAGTTATTCATCAGGCTGGCGATAAGCATTTAGCAGAATTACAAGCCCGATATGCAGAGTGTGGTGTTGAGGCTGATATTCGTCCATTTATTGACGATATGCCAAACGTATATGCTCAGGCCGATTTAGTTATTTGCCGTTCTGGCGCCATGACTGTCTCTGAATTGGCGGCTTGTGGCGTTGCTTCATGTCTGATTCCCTTTCCGCATGCGATTGATGATCATCAAACAGCAAATGCTCGATTTTTATCAGATGCAAAAGCAGCCATTCTTTTGCCGCAAAAACAATTAAACCCTCAGGATTTAGCTGAAATGATTCAAAGCCTGCAACGCGAAGATCTTAAAGAGATGGCTGTGCGTGCGCATGCGCTGGCTAAACCACATGCAACTCAGCGCGTTGCCGAAGTATGTGCTGATTGTGCGGGGGTAGGCATATGA
- the mraY gene encoding phospho-N-acetylmuramoyl-pentapeptide-transferase — MLLILAQWLQEDFGFFRVFNYITFRAVMATVTALLIGLAAGPWVIRKLAELKMGQAVRTDGPQTHLVKSGTPTMGGVLILIGIFVSCMLWADLSNRFIWIVMIVTFGFGAVGWVDDYRKVARKDPKGMASREKFFWQTLIGLFAAIYLAFSVSEVNNLKVLQLFYEWLKSGFALDLPAKTNLLIPFMKEVSYPLGVMGFIILSYLVIVGSSNAVNLTDGLDGLVIMPVILVGAALGAFAYVMGNAIYAKYLLFPYIPGAGELMIFCGAMGGAGLAFLWYNTHPAQVFMGDVGALALGGALGTIAVIVRQEIVLFVMGGIFVAETLSVMLQVFWFKFTKKHFGEGRRIFRMAPLHHHFELGGWKETQVVVRFWIITILLVLIGLSSLKLR, encoded by the coding sequence ATGCTCTTAATATTGGCGCAGTGGCTACAAGAAGACTTTGGATTCTTCCGTGTTTTCAACTACATCACTTTTAGAGCGGTCATGGCTACTGTGACAGCATTGCTAATTGGATTGGCTGCTGGTCCATGGGTGATTCGTAAATTGGCTGAGCTAAAAATGGGTCAAGCGGTCCGTACCGATGGGCCGCAAACCCATTTGGTTAAATCCGGTACGCCTACGATGGGCGGCGTCTTGATTCTGATCGGCATCTTTGTTTCCTGCATGCTCTGGGCGGATTTGAGCAATCGCTTTATCTGGATTGTCATGATTGTGACTTTTGGTTTTGGCGCAGTTGGTTGGGTCGATGACTACCGGAAGGTAGCTCGCAAAGATCCTAAAGGCATGGCTTCCCGTGAGAAGTTCTTTTGGCAAACATTAATAGGGTTGTTTGCGGCCATTTATTTGGCGTTCTCAGTATCAGAAGTTAACAACTTAAAAGTATTGCAATTATTTTATGAGTGGTTAAAGAGTGGTTTTGCATTGGATTTACCCGCAAAGACCAATTTGCTAATTCCATTTATGAAAGAGGTCAGTTATCCATTGGGAGTGATGGGTTTCATCATCCTCAGTTATTTGGTGATCGTGGGTAGTAGTAATGCGGTCAATTTAACCGATGGTTTAGATGGATTGGTGATCATGCCGGTGATATTGGTCGGCGCAGCACTGGGCGCATTTGCATATGTGATGGGTAATGCCATTTACGCGAAATATCTGCTCTTCCCATATATCCCAGGGGCTGGCGAGCTCATGATTTTCTGCGGCGCCATGGGCGGTGCAGGTCTTGCATTCCTTTGGTACAACACGCATCCAGCCCAAGTATTTATGGGTGATGTTGGCGCATTAGCTTTGGGTGGCGCGCTCGGAACGATTGCAGTGATTGTTCGCCAAGAGATTGTTTTGTTCGTGATGGGCGGAATTTTTGTTGCCGAGACACTCTCAGTAATGCTGCAAGTGTTTTGGTTCAAGTTCACTAAAAAACATTTTGGTGAAGGGCGCCGTATTTTCCGTATGGCTCCTTTGCACCATCACTTCGAATTAGGTGGATGGAAAGAAACTCAAGTAGTTGTGCGTTTTTGGATCATCACGATTTTGTTGGTGTTAATTGGCTTGTCTAGTTTGAAATTACGGTGA
- a CDS encoding UDP-N-acetylmuramoyl-tripeptide--D-alanyl-D-alanine ligase: MAAMTTLAEVQVMLPGSYLLNISAKEADKLMLSRVGTDSRQIDSGELFIALTGERFDAHDFLVDVANSGAGAALVSDAKRCPDNLPAVCVPDTRVGLGELAKAWRASHAIPLALVTGSNGKTTVKEMIASIFKATAGEAHTLVTKGNLNNEIGLPLTLLKLRSTDALAVVELGMNHPGETALLASIAQANIALINNAQREHQEFMETVAAVAEEHADVIRALPKNGIAVFPADSEFSGAWKVAAAGRKVIDFGLTSNPSNSGAAVSGYQLSNSCVQINLGSNSIEVQLNTLGTHNVRNALAASAVALAAGISLEKIKQGLEAFTPVNGRMQVKFSDSKYTLIDDSYNANPDSVRAAIDALKQSGSIAWLVLGDMGEVGNQGPEFHREVGAYAAEQGIAKLFALGDQCVFAMNGFDSAKTGVASSASHFTSVENLISKLNEELRSHLASGNQHLNILVKGSRFMRMERVVQALLEEAKTCS; this comes from the coding sequence TGGTGAATTGTTTATCGCCCTAACAGGCGAGCGTTTTGATGCGCATGATTTTTTGGTTGATGTTGCAAATTCTGGGGCAGGTGCTGCACTAGTTAGCGATGCCAAGAGATGCCCAGATAATCTACCGGCAGTATGCGTGCCTGACACTCGTGTGGGTCTTGGTGAGTTAGCAAAAGCGTGGCGTGCAAGCCATGCTATTCCTTTAGCTCTGGTAACTGGCAGCAATGGCAAGACTACCGTTAAAGAAATGATCGCTTCGATATTTAAAGCGACAGCAGGCGAAGCGCATACTTTAGTGACAAAAGGTAACCTCAATAATGAGATTGGTTTGCCATTAACGCTATTAAAGCTACGCTCCACAGATGCACTTGCAGTGGTAGAACTTGGCATGAACCACCCTGGCGAAACTGCTCTATTGGCTTCGATAGCACAAGCGAATATCGCTTTAATTAATAATGCGCAACGCGAGCACCAAGAATTTATGGAGACCGTCGCTGCAGTTGCGGAAGAGCATGCCGATGTTATTCGCGCATTACCAAAAAATGGAATCGCGGTCTTTCCGGCTGACTCAGAATTTTCAGGAGCTTGGAAGGTGGCTGCAGCTGGGCGCAAGGTAATAGATTTTGGATTGACATCTAACCCGTCAAACTCAGGCGCAGCAGTAAGTGGCTACCAACTCAGCAATAGTTGTGTGCAAATTAATTTAGGCTCAAATTCAATCGAGGTTCAATTAAATACGCTAGGTACTCACAACGTACGTAATGCATTAGCAGCCAGCGCGGTGGCATTAGCTGCGGGTATCTCTCTTGAAAAAATCAAGCAAGGACTTGAAGCGTTTACCCCAGTCAATGGCCGCATGCAGGTCAAATTTTCTGACTCGAAGTACACATTAATTGATGACAGCTATAACGCCAATCCCGATTCAGTCAGAGCTGCAATTGATGCGCTGAAGCAATCAGGCAGTATTGCGTGGCTTGTTTTAGGTGATATGGGTGAAGTAGGTAATCAAGGCCCTGAATTCCATCGAGAAGTCGGAGCTTACGCTGCAGAACAAGGAATTGCTAAGTTGTTTGCCTTGGGTGATCAATGTGTATTTGCAATGAATGGCTTTGACTCTGCAAAAACTGGTGTGGCTTCAAGCGCCAGCCATTTCACAAGCGTTGAGAATTTGATTTCTAAGCTAAATGAAGAGTTGCGCTCGCATTTAGCTAGCGGAAATCAACATTTAAATATTTTAGTTAAAGGTTCACGATTTATGCGCATGGAGCGTGTGGTGCAAGCCTTGTTAGAGGAGGCTAAAACATGCTCTTAA
- the murC gene encoding UDP-N-acetylmuramate--L-alanine ligase, with protein sequence MKHIVQQIHFIGIGGSGMSGIAEVLLNLGYQVSGSDLTESATTKRLRELGAAIQIGHDPKNVGAAEAVVISTAVAGNNPEVLAARAAKIPVIQRAVMLGELMRLKQGIAIAGTHGKTTTTSLVASVLAEGGLDPTFVIGGKLNSAGANARLGQGDFIVVEADESDASFLQLFPAMEVVTNIDADHMDTYQHDMARLKQAFVQFIQRMPFYGVAVLCIDDANVRDIIPFVSQPVLRYGLSEDADIRASNVRADGTQMHFTVERRTVRRHGNKPGALNVTLNLPGLHNVRNALAAIGIATELGVGDEAITKALSEFGGVGRRFQRYGDIPLVSGGSFTLIDDYGHHPVEMAATLAAARGAYPDRRLVLAFQPHRFTRTRDCFGEFVQVLKNFDALVLTEVYPAGEAKIPGADGKSLMKAAMLEDKSTQSLLNSNAVVFASNVAEMPEKLSQILKDGDVLITMGAGSISALPHTLVEAKNV encoded by the coding sequence ATGAAACACATCGTTCAGCAAATTCACTTTATCGGGATTGGCGGCTCAGGCATGAGCGGTATCGCCGAAGTATTGCTTAATCTTGGGTATCAGGTCTCAGGATCTGATTTGACGGAAAGCGCAACCACGAAACGTTTGAGAGAGTTAGGTGCGGCAATTCAGATTGGCCATGATCCAAAAAATGTGGGTGCCGCAGAGGCTGTTGTGATTTCAACAGCAGTAGCTGGTAACAACCCGGAGGTATTGGCTGCGCGCGCTGCAAAAATTCCAGTGATACAGCGAGCCGTGATGTTGGGCGAGTTAATGCGCTTAAAGCAGGGCATTGCGATCGCTGGTACTCACGGAAAAACCACAACTACAAGCTTGGTTGCTTCTGTATTAGCAGAGGGTGGTCTGGATCCCACATTTGTGATTGGCGGGAAACTCAATTCTGCAGGGGCGAATGCGCGCTTGGGTCAAGGTGACTTTATTGTGGTTGAAGCCGACGAGTCAGACGCATCTTTCTTGCAATTATTCCCCGCAATGGAAGTGGTTACCAATATCGATGCTGATCATATGGATACTTATCAGCACGACATGGCTAGATTGAAGCAAGCCTTTGTGCAGTTCATCCAGCGAATGCCATTTTATGGCGTGGCGGTTTTGTGCATTGATGATGCAAATGTGCGCGACATTATTCCATTTGTGTCGCAACCAGTGCTGCGTTATGGTTTATCTGAAGATGCGGATATTCGTGCAAGCAATGTTCGGGCCGATGGCACGCAAATGCACTTTACAGTCGAGCGTCGTACAGTGCGTCGCCATGGCAATAAGCCAGGCGCACTCAATGTGACTTTAAATCTTCCTGGTTTGCATAATGTTCGCAACGCCCTAGCTGCTATTGGTATTGCGACAGAGTTGGGTGTTGGCGATGAGGCAATTACAAAAGCACTATCTGAGTTTGGTGGTGTTGGTCGTCGATTCCAAAGATATGGCGATATTCCATTGGTGTCTGGTGGTAGCTTCACATTAATTGATGACTATGGCCATCATCCTGTAGAAATGGCTGCAACATTGGCGGCAGCGCGTGGTGCGTATCCAGATCGCCGTTTGGTATTGGCATTTCAGCCTCATCGATTTACGAGAACGCGTGATTGCTTCGGCGAGTTCGTTCAGGTACTTAAAAATTTTGATGCCTTGGTATTGACCGAAGTGTATCCAGCTGGCGAAGCAAAAATTCCAGGTGCGGATGGTAAGAGTTTGATGAAAGCAGCGATGCTTGAAGACAAATCTACTCAGTCTCTTCTCAACTCTAATGCGGTGGTATTTGCATCCAATGTTGCCGAGATGCCAGAAAAACTGAGTCAGATCTTAAAAGATGGGGATGTATTAATTACGATGGGAGCAGGCTCAATATCCGCTTTGCCACATACATTGGTGGAGGCGAAGAATGTCTAA